Below is a genomic region from Neisseria zoodegmatis.
TACCATGCCGACGAACAGGCTTCACAAGCTTTGCAGGAAAACGTATTGAACGGTTAAGCAATCTAGCCGCATGATAAGAGGCCGTCTGAACTTATTTTTCAGACGGCCTCTTACATTCAACTTTCACAACACGGGCTAAACCGAACGAATTTAAAACAGCGCCTTAACCGCAGCCTCAATATCATCGGCACGCATAAACGTTTCGCCGATCAAAAAGGTACGCACGCCGTGGCTTTGCATAAAATCGACGTCTTCTTTGTTGCGGATGCCGCTCTCGGTTACCACGGTTTTTCCGCTTAAGGCGGGCAGCAGATTCAATGTTTGCTGCAAAGAAACCTCAAACGTGCGTAAGTTGCGGTTGTTGACACCCCACAGCGGCGTGGTGAGATTGCGGCATTTTTCCAACTCGGACGGATCGTGCAGCTCCAGCAATACCGACATCCCGAGCGAATGGGCGGAGCGCTCGAACTTCGCCAATTCTTCTGCCTCCAAAGCGGCGGCAATCAGCAACACCGCATCCGCACCCCAAGCGCGGGCTTGATAAATTTGATAGTCGTCAATAATAAAATCTTTACGCAGCACGGGCAGCGATACTGCGGCCTTAACTTGCTTGAGATATTCGGGCGAACCTTGAAAATACTGCTCGTCGGTCAATACCGACAAACACGCCGCGCCGGCACGTTCGTAAGCTTGCGCGATTTCCACCGGATTAAAGTCGGCACGAATCAAGCCTTTGGAAGGGCTGGCTTTTTTCACTTCGGCAATCACCGCCGGCAGCCCTGCTTGGTGTTTGGCGTGAATCGCGTCGGCAAAACCCCGCGCAGGTGCAGCGGCGGCGGCCTGTTCTCGAATCAGCTCAAACGGCACGGCGGCTTTGGCGGCGGCAACTTCTTCGGCTTTCGTAGCCAAAATTTTATTCAAAATGTCGGACATAACTGGCTTTCATAAAATGTGTGTTAGCGAAACTCGCTAAAGTTCGCTTTCAGACGGCCTCGAAGCTTTCTGACAACCGTTTACCGTTTACTGCAAGTCAGAGCTTTGCAGCAAACAGCCAAACTCTAAAAGTAGGCATGAATTGAGGCCGTCTGAACGGCAGGCGCTGAAATATCAAAGTGTCAGAGTATAAAGTCATGGCCGTCTGAAAACAAATCCCACCGCATTTTTTCAGACGGCCGAACCATACGCGCCGAAAACCGTCTATTGCTCATTGGAAATATCCGCTATTATTTCAGCCATCATTTTTTTTGATGGTATCCATTTAAAGAAAGCATTTTACATACAAAGGCTTCTTAAACTACATTCGGCGGGTGTTGCACAGCATACGGCGCAAATCAGGCTTCCGGCCTGCCGAGCGGCTCTGCAACGGCCCACCAGAAGAAATAGACCAACAAGGAGAAACCATGTCCGACAAGCTGATTTTAGTATTAAACTGCGGCAGTTCATCGCTCAAAGGCGCGTTAATCGACAACCAAAGCGGCGAAGTGATCTTAAGCTGCCTTGCCGAAAAACTGACCACGCCCGACGCCTACATTACCTTCAAATATTTCGAGCATCCTCATGTGCAGCCTGCCGACCGCAGATCGTGGTTTGTGAATAAAAACGACGGCGAAAAACACGAAGTCAGCCTGTCCGACCGATACGACCACACCGGCGCAGTTCAAGCCCTGTTGGAAGAATTAAAAGCGCACGACCTGCAAAATCTGGTGAGAGCCATCGGCCACCGCGTTGTACACGGCGGCGAAAAATACAGCGGCTCCGTGGTGATTGACGACGACGTCATCGCCACGCTCGAAGAATGTATCCCGCTGGCGCCCCTGCACAACCCCGCCAATCTCACCGGCATCCGCGCCGCACAAAGCATTTTCCCCGGCTTAACCAACGTCGGCGTGTTCGACACCGCTTTCCACCAAACCATGCCGCAGCACGCCTACACCTACGCCGTGCCGCAAGAACTCTACCGTAAATATGGTTTCCGCCGCTACGGTTTCCACGGCACGAGCTTCCGTTATGTAGCGCCTACCGCCGCCAAAATCCTCGGCAAAGACGTTTCCGACTGCTCGTTGGTCATCGCCCACTTGGGCAACGGCGCTTCCGTGTGCGCGGTTAAAAACGGCGAATCCAGAGATACCAGCATGGGCGTGACCCCGCTCGAAGGTTTGGTTATGGGTACGCGCAGCGGCGACATCGACCCCAGCACCTATTCATTCTTGGCCGAAAACGCCGGCATGGACGTTAAAGCCGTTACCGACCTGCTGAATAAAAAATCCGGCCTGCTCGGTATTTCCGAACTCTCCAACGACTGCCGCACCATTCAAGAAGCGGCAGAAGAAGGCCACGAAGGCGCCAAGCTCGCTTTGGAAGTGATGACTTACCGCTTAGCCAAATACATCGCCGCCATGGCCGTTGCAACCGACGGCATAGACGCCTTGGTGTTCACCGGCGGTATCGGCGAAAACTCCAATGTTGTCCGCAGCAAAACTGTGGGCTATCTGCGCTTCATGGGCTTGACCATTGATGAAAAAGCCAACGACGCCATCCGCTTCGGCGCATCCGGCATCATCAGCCAACCCGGCCACAGCCCTGCCGTTTTGGTGGTACCGACCAACGAAGAGCGCATGATCGCTATGGATACCGGCCGCTTGGCAGGTTTTTCGGCATAACCGCCTGAAATAGCATGAGGCCGTCTGAAGATATTTTTCAGACGGCCTTCCGCTTTTATCAGCCTTCAATACGATTCATCATTCAACACAAGTTCAAACATTTTCGCAGTTGCCAGCTTGCCGCTTCAAACGCTATGCTTGCAGCCTTCCTGCTTTAACCCAATCGGTTTTTTATGAAAACACCTCAAGCCGCACTCTTTGCACTATGCCTTGTTTTCGCCGGTAATAGCTACGCCGACGACTTGTTTTCATGGCTTCAATCCCATCGCAATCCCACCGCTAAAGCCGAAAAAAGCCGGCCTAAAGTGCAGGCCGGCCAACACTATTCTGGGCAAGTAACAGCGGTTTCAGACGGCGACACGCTGCGGCTCACCGACTCACACGGGCACAAACACAAAATCCGCCTAGCCTATATCGACGCCCCTGAATTGCAGCAAGCACACGGCCATGCCGCCCGCAAAGCACTGGAGGCCGCCGTTTTGGGGCAAACGGTCGAAGTGCGCGTTTTCGATACCGACCGCTATCATCGCGAAGTTGCGCAAGTCTGGTCGAATCAACACGATATCAACCTCCTGCAAATCCTCCACGGCCACGCATGGCATTATGTGTCGATTGCCAAACGTAAGCAAAACAAAACCGATTATGCCGCCTATGCCTACGCCGAAGCCTACGCCCGCAACGGCAAGCTGGGTTTGTGGCAAAACCGCTCAGCCCAAGCGCCGTGGGCATTCCGTCAAGCACAACGCGAACAGCAAAACGGCTTTTCTTGGTGGTAACCCTACTCGCTTGCTAAAGCACATCAACAAAAGGCCGTCTGAAATTTCAGACGGCCTTTAAATCCATATAAAGCAAACTATTGAAAAGTCCGATTAGATTGAAGCGTTTACAAACGCAACCAACTGACCTTTGGCCAATGCGCCCACTTTAGTGGCAACGTTTTGACCGTCTTTGAACACCATCAACGTAGGAATACCGCGCACACCGAATTGGCTCGGGGTTTGCTCGTTTTCGTCGATGTTTACTTTAACCACTTTCAGACGGCCTTCAAATTCGGTGGCCACTTCGTCCAAAATCGGGGCGATCATTTTACAAGGGCCGCACCACGGAGCCCAAAAGTCCAATAATACGGGTACGTCTGATTTCAAAACGTCTTGCTCGAAAGTAGCATCGGTAGCGTGTACGATTAAGTTGCTGCTCATGTTATTTCCTTTAAATGGTGGTGAATGAAAGCCATTCATTAGCTCATGGCTGTTAGCATAGGGGCTGGCAGACAAAATTTCAAGGGCTGCCGTGTGCCAATAGTTTTTGAGTATAGTCGGCATCAGGTTTGGCAAACACCGCTTCCAACTCGCCCTGCTCGACCACTTTGCCGTCTTTCAGCACCATCACGCGGTGTGACAAGGCGCGGATCACGGCCAAATCGTGGCTGATGATGATTAAGCTCAAACCGTGTTTGCTTTGCAAATCAGCCAGTAATGCCAAAATCTGCTGCTGCCACTGCACATCGAGCGCGCTGGTGGGTTCGTCGAGCACCAGCACCTTCGGGTGCACGATAATGGCACGGGCAATCGCCAGCCGCTGCCTTTGGCCGCCTGAAAAAGCATGCGGATAGCGGTCGAGAATATCTTCGGGCAGGCCGACTTGTTGCAGCACTTCCACCACACGGGAGCGCATGGTTTCGCGGCTCATTTTCGGCTCGTGCACGCGCAGGGCTTCGGAAACGATCTCAAACACATTCATACGCGGGTTGAACGCGCCGAACGGGTCTTGAAACACCATCTGCACTTCTTTACGCAGCAACGGCTGCCAAGCCTGCCCGTTGATTTTCAGACGGCCTTCCGATTCCATCAAACGCATCACCGCTTTGGCCAGCGTGGTTTTGCCGCTGCCGCTTTCGCCGATAATGCCCAACGTTTCGCCCGCTTTCAAATCGAACGACACCGGTTCGAGCAGCGTTTTGCGCCGTTTTTTAAACCAACCCGCCTGCTCGCTCACGGCCACGCTGATACGTTCCGCCTCGAGCACGGTTTCGGCACCTTCGGCCACAGGCTGCACCTGTCGTACTGCTCCGGCGTTCAGCAGCATTTTGGTGTATTCGTGCTGCGGACGGGCAAACACCTGCGCCGCATCACCCTGTTCGACAATCCGCCCGTGCCGCATCACGGCGATATCGTCGGCGAAACGGCGCACCAAGTTCAAATCGTGGCTGATATACACCAAAGTCATGTTGTGGCCGGCCTGCAAGCGCGAAAGCAAATCGAGAATCTGCGTCTGCACGGCCACATCCAACGCGGTAGTCGGCTCGTCGGCGATCAGCAATTTAGGTTCCGCCGCCACAGCCATCGCAATCATCGCCCGTTGCCGCTGACCGCCCGAAAGCTGAAACGGAAAGGCAGACACTTTCTCTTCGGGATTCCGAATACCCGTTTCCGCCAGCAATTCCACCGCCCGCGCCCATGCCTGCTTGGGCGGCAGGCCCAGATGCAGCGTCAAGACTTCGGCAATCTGTTTGCCCACGCGCATCACAGGGTTCAACGCCGTCATCGGTTCTTGAAACACCATGCCGATTTCCCTGCCGCGCCATTTTTGCAATTCACGCGGCGGTTTATCGAGCAGGTTTTCGCCGTTGAATTTCAGACTGCCTGCAAACGACACCGCCGGATTCAACTGCATCATGCCTTGCGCCAATACGGTTTTACCACTGCCGCTCTCGCCCACAATCGCCAGCTTTCGGCCTTGTTTGACGTTGAGATTGATGTCGTGCAGCACCTGTTTGCCGGGGAAAGAGGCGTTTAGGTTTTGGATTTCGAGAATGTTCATTTATTTTTTCATGTATCTTCAATGCTGTTTTCAGACGGCCTCGCTTAACTCCGCGCCCTCACATCAAACGCATACCGCAGCCCTTCACCAATCATCACCAGCAGCAACAGCATCACCGTCAGTGCGCCTACGGCCGATAAGCCTATCCACCATGCGTCGAGATTGTCTTTGCCTTGCGCCAGCAATTCGCCCAAGCTGGCTTGCGAAGCGGGTACGCCCAAGCCGAGGAAGTCGAGGCTGGTTAAGGCCAGCACCGCGCCGGAAATGCGGAACGGCAGAAACGCCAGCACCGGCGTTAAGCTGTTGGGCAGAATGTGCCGCCACATAATCGTGCGGTTGCCCACGCCCATGCTTTTCGCCGCCAGCACATAATCGGCCTGACGGTTTTTGAGAAACTCGGCGCGCACATAGTCCGACAAGCCCATCCAGCCGAACAGCGACAAAATCACCAACAATACCAGCAGGCCGGGATTGAAAAACGACGACAAGATAATCAGCAGGTAAAGTTCGGGCAGCCCGCCCCAGATTTCGAGAAACCGCTGCATCACCAAATCGACCTTGCCGCCGAAATAGCCTTGTACCGCGCCCGCCAACACGCCGATAAAGGTGGTTACGGCAGTTAAGGCCAGCGCAAACAGCAGCGAATCGCGAAAGCCGTACACCAACCGTGCCAACACGTCGCGCCCGCGGTCGTCGGTGCCGAGCCAATGCGTTTCAGACGGCCTTGCGGGGTCGGGCTGTGTATCGAAATCGTTGAGGGTGTCGGCATCATAAGGGTTGGGCAAATACACGGCATAATTGCCGTTGGAAGTGATATTTTGCCGCACCAAAGGGTCGAGGTAATCGGCGGGGGTGTCGAAATCGCCGCCGAACTCGGTTTCATGATAGGTGTTGACGAGCGGGAAGTAATATTGGCCGTTGTAGTGTATCCATAACGGTTTATCGTTGCTCCAAAGCGGCGCGGCCAAAGCAATCACAAACAACACGGCCAGCAGCCTCAAGGCCAGCCAGCCGCGTTTGTGTTGTTTGAATGCCTGCCATGTGGTTCGTAAGGAATCAAGTCGCATATCATTAACCGTAATAAAAACCGTGGAAAAGGATAACGGTTTTCAGACGGCCCTGCCACAGCAATTTGTGTTTATACTGTTAAATGTGGGAGGAATATGGAATTTCCGCCTATTGTCGATAAGGAATAGAAATGAAAAAATTACTGCAAATGCATTTTAGCTTCCACGGGCCGTTCGGTTCGGAAATGGCCGACCAACTGCGCGAACTTGCGGAATCGATTAATCAGGAGCCGGGCTTTATTTGGAAAGTATGGACGGAAAGCGAGAAAAACCAAGAGGCCGGCGGAATTTATCTTTTTGAAAACGAAGAAACCGCTCTGGCTTATGTGGAAAAGCATTCAGCCCGCCTAAAAACATTCGGCATCAACGAAATAATCTATAAAATCTTTGATATTAACGAACCGCTCACGCTGATTAACCGTGGCAAAGTGGATTAATCGTTTTCTCTATTTATTCAATGTATTAAAGGCCGTCTGAGAATTTCAGACGGCCTTTGGTTATTTCTGCCTGCCGAAGTGAATGCGCGGATCTACCCACGAATAAGAAATATCCGACAGCAACTTGGCAAGCAATCCCATCAGCGTAAACACATACAGCGTGCCCATTACCACCGGATAATCGCGTTTAATTACCGATTCATAAGAGAGCAAACCCAAGCCGTCGAGCGAAAACAGCGTTTCAATCAACAGGCTGCCGGTAAAAAATGCGCCGATAAAGGCGGCGGGAAAGCCGGTAATCAGCGGAATCATAGCGTTGCGGAACACATGTTTCATTAAAATCTGCCTTTCCGGCAAGCCTTTGGCTCGGGCGGTGTACACATACTGGCGGCGGATTTCTTCGAGAAACACATTTTTGGTCAGCACCGTCATCACTGCCAGATTGCCCGCCACCGAAGCGGTAATCGGCAAAGCCATGTGCCACAGATAATCGGTTATTTTCGCGCCCCAACCGAGTGTTTCCCAATCATCGCTCACCAAACCGCCCTGCGGAAACCATGCGAAAAAGCTGCCGCCGCCGAACAACACCAGCAATACCAAACCCAACACAAACGGCGGAATGGTGTAACCGACCAAAATCACGATGCCCGATACCGCATCAAACCGCGAACCGTCTCGCACTGCTTTGGCAATGCCCAGCGGGATACAAATCAGATAAGTCAGAAAAAACGTCCACAAGCCCAAGCTCATCGACACCGGCATTTTTTCTTTCACCAATTCCAGCACCGTTTGATGATGGAAAAAACTCTCGCCCAAGTCAAAACGGGCGAACCGCGATACCATGTCTAAAAAGCGCGTAAGCGGCGGCTTGTCGAAACCGTATAAAGCATTCAGCGCAGCCATATCGTCGGCACTCAAACCGCCGCCGCGCTTCAATGCACCTCCGGCCTGAGCCGCCGTTTCGCCGCCTACTCCGCTTTGCGTGAGCTGCTGCACCATCTGCTCCACCGGCCCGCCGGGCACAAACTGGATCACGGCAAACGTTACCGCCAAGATGCCCAACAGCGTAGGCACCAGCAAAAGCAGACGCTGAAAAATATACCGCCACATAGAGTGATCATCCGAAATCGAAAGATGCGAGCATCTTATCATATTGAGGCCGTCTGAAAACGCTTCGGCTTTTCAGACGGCCTCAATTGTAAGCGATGCGCCTTTGTGCCAAAATCCGATTGAACAACAGCTTGCAGAGCAAAAACACACGCCTCAGCGTTTTGCCCGCAGCAGGCCAATCCGTTTTCTCTACATAGGAAATCCCGAAATGTTTCAGCACGTTGCATTCTACCCCGGCGACCCGATTCTCAGTTTGGTCGAAACCTTCAACAACGACCCGCGCGCCCATAAGGTCAACCTCAGTATCGGCATCTATTTCGACGAAAACGGCAAACTGCCCGTGCTTGATTCCGTGCGCCAAGCCGAAGTAAAACGCGCCGCCACTGCCCTGCCGCGCCCCTATCTGCCGATGGAAGGTTTGGATACATTCCGCCGCGGCGTGCAAAACCTGCTCTTCGGCGCGACCAACCCCGCTTTGCAGGAAAACCGTATCGCCACCATCCAAACACTCGGCGGTTCGGGCGCGTTGAAAGTAGGCGCGGATTTTCTGCACCGCTGGTTTCCAAACGCCAAAGTGTATGTGAGCAACCCGACTTGGGATAACCACAAGAGCATTTTTGAAGGTGCGGGCTTTGAAGTCGGCACTTATCCGTATTACGACCCGGCTACCGGCGGTGTGCAATTTGAGGAAATGTTGGCATTTCTACTGCACCTGCCCGAACACAGCATTTTGATTCTGCACCCGTGCTGCCACAACCCCACCGGCGTGGATTTGACCGCCGCGCAATGGGATGCGGTGCTGGAAATCGTGCAAACGCGCAAGCTGATTCCGTTTATGGATATTGCTTATCAGGGCTTCGGCGATGATTTGGACAGTGATGCCTACGCCATCCGCAAAGCCGTACAGATGGGCTTGCCGCTGTTTGTAAGCAATTCGTTTTCAAAAAATATGTCGCTCTACGGCGAACGCGTAGGCGGTTTGTCGGTGGTGTGCCCGAATGAGGAAGAAGCCGCGTTGGTGTTCGGCCAACTGAAATTTACCGTGCGCCGCATTTATTCCAGCCCGCCCGCGCACGGCGGCTATGTGGCTGCCGACGTGATGAACACGCCGGAGCTGTCGGCACAATGGCAAAGCGAAGTGTATGCCATGCGCGACCGCATCCGCGCCATGCGCCAAAAGCTGTACGATGTGCTGACGCGCAAAGTGCCGGGTAAAAACTTCGATTATTTCATCACCCAGCGGGGCATGTTCAGCTACACCGGTTTAACACCCGAACAAGTGCAGCGCCTGCAAGACGAGTTTGCCGTTTACCTCGTCAGCTCCGGCCGTATGTGTGTGGCGGGGTTGAACGAGTCTAATATTGATTATGTGGCCGATGCTTTTGCGGAAGTATTAAAATAAAGCTGCACCCATCAAGATAAGAGGCCGTCTGAAAATTTCAGACGGCCTCTTATTTATCCGGCTTCAGTGTATCAGCGTTTTTTAGAAGTCAAACGCGAAAATTTCCATGCGGCCAATGCCATGCCGGTGATGATGCGGTATTTCCAGCTCAAGGGCAAAAAGAAGGTTTTGAACAGCATATTGCCGGAAGGAACGGCATCCGCCAAGCTAACGACGGTGCTCAAGCTGTTTTCAAAAAAATTGTCCTGCTCTTTGGCTTTGCGGGTTTTCAAATGCTCGGCTGTGATTTTCAAACGGGCCAGCTCCGCCTGCATTTGTAAAAGTTTGCGTTGTTCAGATCGTGTTGGCATCTTTTTCTCCTGCTGTGTGTGCGGTTTGTTTTACGGCGCCGCTCAAATAAGCGATGTCTTCCTGCATGTCGCGCAAGGTGGCGGCTATCTGTGAGTTTTTGTGCTTCCAAGACGATACCGCCCACGCCGCCATGATAACTATGCTCAACAGGCACACGCCGGAAATACCGAAAAACACCCAAATCTTCGCTTCATCGCTCAACACATGGTTCAGGCCCAGCAGCAAGCTGACGATGCTTAAGGCAAACAAAGCACCAATCAGCACGATAACGGCAAAAATTCTCATCACACAACCGGCTTGATCGCTCAAATCCAAATGCAGCATACGCAAACGCAGCAGCAGCAAATCAACGCCTTGGTTCAATAATATTTGGAAATGGTTGAAATTTCTTTTTATATTCATACTGATGTCCTTTTAAAGGCCGTCTGAACCACACATAAACCAAATACAGGTGTCGTTGTGTGAATGATATGGTGTGTCATATTTTATTTGTTTTGTTTCATTGCATCCGTCAATACAGCGGGGCAATGAAAGGCCGTCTGAATTTTTCAGACGGCCTCTAACCGGTAGATTAACGGCGGTTTAACAAAACGCCTACCACCAAACCGGCCAATGCCGCAAAACCCATAGCGTAGTAAGGTTTGTCTTGAATCAGCTCGTCAGCTTGCTTGGCAGTGTTTTTCACTTTTCTCGCAGCCTGATCTTCGAAATCATAGAATTTAGCCTTAGCAGCGCTCAATTTGTCTTGCAATTTCACTTTCAAAGCTTTGGCTTCTTCGGTGCCGGCTTCAACACCGGTGTTGTACAACTCTTCAACATCGCTCAATACGGAACGGATTTCTTTCATCAATTCGTCTTTTTGCTGTTCGAAATCTTGTTTCATGGTTTACTGCCTCCTGATAATGGTTAAAAAATTTTCTTACTGCCTGTTTGGATATGGCATTGAAATCCAATTAT
It encodes:
- a CDS encoding acetate kinase, producing MSDKLILVLNCGSSSLKGALIDNQSGEVILSCLAEKLTTPDAYITFKYFEHPHVQPADRRSWFVNKNDGEKHEVSLSDRYDHTGAVQALLEELKAHDLQNLVRAIGHRVVHGGEKYSGSVVIDDDVIATLEECIPLAPLHNPANLTGIRAAQSIFPGLTNVGVFDTAFHQTMPQHAYTYAVPQELYRKYGFRRYGFHGTSFRYVAPTAAKILGKDVSDCSLVIAHLGNGASVCAVKNGESRDTSMGVTPLEGLVMGTRSGDIDPSTYSFLAENAGMDVKAVTDLLNKKSGLLGISELSNDCRTIQEAAEEGHEGAKLALEVMTYRLAKYIAAMAVATDGIDALVFTGGIGENSNVVRSKTVGYLRFMGLTIDEKANDAIRFGASGIISQPGHSPAVLVVPTNEERMIAMDTGRLAGFSA
- a CDS encoding thermonuclease family protein, which encodes MKTPQAALFALCLVFAGNSYADDLFSWLQSHRNPTAKAEKSRPKVQAGQHYSGQVTAVSDGDTLRLTDSHGHKHKIRLAYIDAPELQQAHGHAARKALEAAVLGQTVEVRVFDTDRYHREVAQVWSNQHDINLLQILHGHAWHYVSIAKRKQNKTDYAAYAYAEAYARNGKLGLWQNRSAQAPWAFRQAQREQQNGFSWW
- the trpC gene encoding indole-3-glycerol phosphate synthase TrpC — encoded protein: MSDILNKILATKAEEVAAAKAAVPFELIREQAAAAAPARGFADAIHAKHQAGLPAVIAEVKKASPSKGLIRADFNPVEIAQAYERAGAACLSVLTDEQYFQGSPEYLKQVKAAVSLPVLRKDFIIDDYQIYQARAWGADAVLLIAAALEAEELAKFERSAHSLGMSVLLELHDPSELEKCRNLTTPLWGVNNRNLRTFEVSLQQTLNLLPALSGKTVVTESGIRNKEDVDFMQSHGVRTFLIGETFMRADDIEAAVKALF
- a CDS encoding ABC transporter permease, which produces MRLDSLRTTWQAFKQHKRGWLALRLLAVLFVIALAAPLWSNDKPLWIHYNGQYYFPLVNTYHETEFGGDFDTPADYLDPLVRQNITSNGNYAVYLPNPYDADTLNDFDTQPDPARPSETHWLGTDDRGRDVLARLVYGFRDSLLFALALTAVTTFIGVLAGAVQGYFGGKVDLVMQRFLEIWGGLPELYLLIILSSFFNPGLLVLLVILSLFGWMGLSDYVRAEFLKNRQADYVLAAKSMGVGNRTIMWRHILPNSLTPVLAFLPFRISGAVLALTSLDFLGLGVPASQASLGELLAQGKDNLDAWWIGLSAVGALTVMLLLLVMIGEGLRYAFDVRARS
- a CDS encoding monooxygenase, coding for MKKLLQMHFSFHGPFGSEMADQLRELAESINQEPGFIWKVWTESEKNQEAGGIYLFENEETALAYVEKHSARLKTFGINEIIYKIFDINEPLTLINRGKVD
- a CDS encoding DUF883 family protein: MKQDFEQQKDELMKEIRSVLSDVEELYNTGVEAGTEEAKALKVKLQDKLSAAKAKFYDFEDQAARKVKNTAKQADELIQDKPYYAMGFAALAGLVVGVLLNRR
- a CDS encoding amino acid aminotransferase yields the protein MFQHVAFYPGDPILSLVETFNNDPRAHKVNLSIGIYFDENGKLPVLDSVRQAEVKRAATALPRPYLPMEGLDTFRRGVQNLLFGATNPALQENRIATIQTLGGSGALKVGADFLHRWFPNAKVYVSNPTWDNHKSIFEGAGFEVGTYPYYDPATGGVQFEEMLAFLLHLPEHSILILHPCCHNPTGVDLTAAQWDAVLEIVQTRKLIPFMDIAYQGFGDDLDSDAYAIRKAVQMGLPLFVSNSFSKNMSLYGERVGGLSVVCPNEEEAALVFGQLKFTVRRIYSSPPAHGGYVAADVMNTPELSAQWQSEVYAMRDRIRAMRQKLYDVLTRKVPGKNFDYFITQRGMFSYTGLTPEQVQRLQDEFAVYLVSSGRMCVAGLNESNIDYVADAFAEVLK
- a CDS encoding phage holin family protein, whose protein sequence is MNIKRNFNHFQILLNQGVDLLLLRLRMLHLDLSDQAGCVMRIFAVIVLIGALFALSIVSLLLGLNHVLSDEAKIWVFFGISGVCLLSIVIMAAWAVSSWKHKNSQIAATLRDMQEDIAYLSGAVKQTAHTAGEKDANTI
- the trxA gene encoding thioredoxin TrxA translates to MSSNLIVHATDATFEQDVLKSDVPVLLDFWAPWCGPCKMIAPILDEVATEFEGRLKVVKVNIDENEQTPSQFGVRGIPTLMVFKDGQNVATKVGALAKGQLVAFVNASI
- a CDS encoding ABC transporter permease subunit; this encodes MWRYIFQRLLLLVPTLLGILAVTFAVIQFVPGGPVEQMVQQLTQSGVGGETAAQAGGALKRGGGLSADDMAALNALYGFDKPPLTRFLDMVSRFARFDLGESFFHHQTVLELVKEKMPVSMSLGLWTFFLTYLICIPLGIAKAVRDGSRFDAVSGIVILVGYTIPPFVLGLVLLVLFGGGSFFAWFPQGGLVSDDWETLGWGAKITDYLWHMALPITASVAGNLAVMTVLTKNVFLEEIRRQYVYTARAKGLPERQILMKHVFRNAMIPLITGFPAAFIGAFFTGSLLIETLFSLDGLGLLSYESVIKRDYPVVMGTLYVFTLMGLLAKLLSDISYSWVDPRIHFGRQK
- a CDS encoding ABC transporter ATP-binding protein, giving the protein MNILEIQNLNASFPGKQVLHDINLNVKQGRKLAIVGESGSGKTVLAQGMMQLNPAVSFAGSLKFNGENLLDKPPRELQKWRGREIGMVFQEPMTALNPVMRVGKQIAEVLTLHLGLPPKQAWARAVELLAETGIRNPEEKVSAFPFQLSGGQRQRAMIAMAVAAEPKLLIADEPTTALDVAVQTQILDLLSRLQAGHNMTLVYISHDLNLVRRFADDIAVMRHGRIVEQGDAAQVFARPQHEYTKMLLNAGAVRQVQPVAEGAETVLEAERISVAVSEQAGWFKKRRKTLLEPVSFDLKAGETLGIIGESGSGKTTLAKAVMRLMESEGRLKINGQAWQPLLRKEVQMVFQDPFGAFNPRMNVFEIVSEALRVHEPKMSRETMRSRVVEVLQQVGLPEDILDRYPHAFSGGQRQRLAIARAIIVHPKVLVLDEPTSALDVQWQQQILALLADLQSKHGLSLIIISHDLAVIRALSHRVMVLKDGKVVEQGELEAVFAKPDADYTQKLLAHGSP